In the genome of Leucobacter luti, one region contains:
- a CDS encoding linear amide C-N hydrolase, with product MDFHMDLLTNLWKYPRGIERTDGVHGTLAWKATYGSIVATAFDLVATDGMNEEGFAGHILWLAESDYGKPEASATQLSQAIWLQYYLDNFATVAEAVAWTNDTQVEIAQLFDPTGHLVPTLHLAINDATGDSAIIEYTDGKPQVYHSRDYKVMTNSPTFDKQLELVTQFDGLGGDKSLPGSTLASDRFARASYYVEHQVQPKTQVDAIAAMFSIIRNAAQPFRTPEPGKPDASQTIWQVVLDLTNKRYVFESTTRPGVVWVNLDELSFSEGSKVLRLDLVSRLMLEGGLAGNVSHSFSDVGEAATQVLATGTQALEFVAKKQDEFAEIQKVVQKLVGAKK from the coding sequence ATGGATTTTCATATGGACCTCTTGACCAACCTGTGGAAGTATCCGCGAGGAATCGAGCGCACCGACGGCGTACACGGCACTCTCGCTTGGAAAGCAACATACGGCAGCATCGTCGCGACCGCGTTCGACCTTGTTGCGACCGACGGCATGAACGAAGAGGGCTTCGCCGGGCACATCCTGTGGTTGGCCGAGTCAGATTATGGGAAGCCCGAGGCTTCAGCAACTCAGCTCAGCCAGGCCATTTGGCTCCAGTATTACCTGGACAACTTTGCGACTGTTGCGGAGGCTGTCGCCTGGACGAACGACACACAGGTGGAAATTGCTCAGCTGTTCGATCCGACTGGCCACCTGGTGCCGACCCTGCATCTCGCAATCAACGATGCGACGGGGGACTCCGCGATCATTGAATACACCGATGGCAAGCCACAGGTCTACCACAGCCGTGACTATAAGGTCATGACAAACTCACCGACTTTCGACAAGCAGCTGGAACTCGTCACGCAATTCGACGGCCTCGGCGGAGACAAATCTCTTCCCGGGTCCACTCTTGCCAGCGATCGTTTCGCTCGGGCCTCCTACTACGTTGAACACCAGGTGCAGCCGAAAACCCAGGTCGACGCGATCGCGGCGATGTTCAGCATCATCCGGAATGCCGCGCAGCCGTTTCGAACTCCCGAGCCCGGGAAACCAGACGCATCTCAGACGATCTGGCAAGTCGTGCTCGACCTGACGAACAAACGCTACGTCTTCGAATCCACCACTCGGCCAGGAGTCGTGTGGGTGAATCTCGACGAGCTCAGTTTCTCCGAGGGATCGAAGGTGCTCAGGCTTGACCTTGTGAGCCGCCTCATGCTGGAGGGCGGACTTGCTGGCAACGTCAGCCACAGCTTCTCCGATGTGGGAGAAGCAGCCACCCAGGTCTTGGCAACCGGCACCCAGGCGCTTGAGTTCGTCGCCAAGAAACAAGACGAGTTCGCTGAAATTCAGAAAGTTGTTCAGAAGCTCGTGGGCGCGAAGAAGTAG
- a CDS encoding multidrug DMT transporter permease: protein MFVGSLPVLGVLLALLSAAILSVGNLWQSRGVNLAAERAPHDASFMRLLKTPIWLGGTALFGLAILVQMGSLALAPLIVVQPIGVAALVFTTLLTTRATGKKPTRAVVTAIITSLTGVTVFVSVAALVSRQKPIGDQQLIEMMTTLAAVLIVSIVVMFAGKRGSGSPLLYVVLGGVYSGFVATLGKTVMLRVEAMFQGGHFEFGSEGLLTLLCLLGIGIASILSIYFVQYSHTCNPPDVVIAGLTVIDPALAVVLGITILQEAAGAPMWSVFAFVLAGAVAVIGVFRLAKAEDTDANEHDATAVSLSE, encoded by the coding sequence ATGTTTGTCGGTTCACTGCCTGTTCTCGGAGTACTCCTCGCGCTGCTGTCAGCAGCGATCCTGTCCGTCGGGAATCTGTGGCAAAGCCGTGGAGTCAATCTCGCCGCCGAGCGGGCTCCTCACGACGCGTCATTCATGCGGCTCCTCAAAACCCCCATTTGGCTGGGCGGAACAGCGCTGTTCGGACTTGCGATCCTCGTGCAGATGGGCAGCCTCGCGCTCGCCCCGCTGATCGTGGTGCAGCCGATCGGGGTTGCGGCGCTGGTGTTCACGACTCTGCTCACCACCAGGGCTACGGGCAAGAAACCGACGCGGGCTGTTGTCACCGCGATCATCACTTCCCTGACAGGCGTGACGGTATTCGTGAGCGTCGCCGCGCTTGTCAGCCGCCAGAAACCGATTGGCGATCAGCAGCTCATTGAGATGATGACGACGCTTGCGGCGGTGCTCATTGTATCGATCGTGGTCATGTTCGCGGGCAAGCGTGGGAGCGGTTCCCCGTTGCTCTACGTGGTCTTGGGGGGCGTCTATTCTGGGTTCGTTGCGACCCTGGGTAAGACTGTGATGTTGAGGGTCGAGGCGATGTTTCAGGGAGGTCACTTTGAGTTCGGCTCAGAGGGCCTCCTCACCCTGTTGTGCCTTCTCGGAATCGGGATCGCCTCAATACTGTCCATCTACTTTGTCCAGTATTCACACACGTGCAACCCACCGGACGTCGTCATTGCTGGCCTCACCGTGATTGATCCCGCGCTGGCGGTCGTCCTGGGCATCACGATTTTGCAAGAAGCTGCGGGCGCTCCGATGTGGTCAGTGTTTGCGTTTGTGCTCGCAGGAGCCGTTGCGGTTATCGGAGTGTTCCGCTTAGCAAAGGCTGAGGACACAGACGCCAACGAACATGATGCTACGGCCGTGAGTCTGAGCGAGTAA